The window GATCGGGCGTCACGCCGGTGGTGGAGACGATGCCGTTCCACCCGGTGCGTTCGGCTGCGGGACGCTCGACGGCGCACCCTGCTGTCGCACACGGGCCTGGCGTCCTCGGCGCGCGGTGGCGCGAGCGCCGCGGGTCCGGCCCGCCCCGATCGTGTCGCCGCCGGGGCCGGACCCGGCCACCACGTACGGGCCGATGTGGCCGGCACCACCGGGAATGCGGGGCGTCATGGCTCAGGCTCCGAAGACGATCCCTCTGGCCTTCAGGGTGTCGATGTCCGCATCGCTGTAGCCGGCCTCGCGCAGCAGGGCGGTGGTGTGCTCGCCCAGCAGCGGCGGCTGCAGGCGGATGCCGGGGCGCTCGCCGCCCAGGGTCAGCGGCAGCAGCGGCACCTTCGACATCGTCTGGTCGTTCATGCGGATCGGCGCCAGCCCCCCGCTCGCGTTCAGGTGCGGGTCCTCGAACAGGTCGTGCGGCCTGGCGATCGGCGCGAAGGGCAGCTCGTGGGCCTCGAACACCGCCGCCAGCTCCGACGCCGTGCGTCCGGCCAAGTGCGAGCGCAGGATCGGCATCATCCATTCGCGCGCGCGCACGCGGTCGTTGTTGGTCGCCAGGCGCGCGTCGGCGTGCATCTCGCCCAGCCCGAAGGCGCCGCAGAAGATCGCCCACTGCTTGTCGCTGACCACCGCCAGGAAGATCTGCTCGCCACCAGCCACCGTGAAGACGTCGTAGATGCCCCAGGCCGAGATCCGGCTGGGCATGGGGTCGGCGGCACGGCCCGTGGCGGCGAACTGCATCATGTGCTGCGCGACCAGGAAGATGTTGTTCTCGAACAGCGCCGACTGCACCTCGCAGCCCGCCCCCGTCAGCTCGCGCTGGCGCAGCGCGGCCATCGCGCCGATGGCGCCGAACATCCCGCCCATGATGTCGTTCACGCTGGTGCCCGCGCGCAGCGGGTCGCCCGTCCGCCCGGTCATGTAGGCCAGCCCCCCCATCATCTGCACCACCTCGTCCAGGGCGGTGCGATGGTCGTACGGGCCGGGCAGGAAGCCCTTGTGGCTGACGTAGATCAGGCGCGGATGGCGCTGCCGCAGCGTCTCGTAGTCCAGCCCGAGCTTCTTCATGGTGCCGGGCTTGAAGTTCTCGCTGACGATGTCGGCCGTCGCGATCAGGCGCAGGGCCGCCTCGCGCCCCTCGGGGGTCTTCAGGTCCAGCGCGATGCTCAGCTTGTTGCGGTTGAAGGTCGGGAAGAAGCCCGCGCCCGAGCCCAGCAGCCGGCGCGTGTCGTCGCCGCCCACGGGCTCGACCTTGACGACCTCGGCACCCAGGTCGCCCAGCAGCAGGCCGCAGGTCGGCCCCATGACCATGTGGGTGAACTCGACGACCCGGATGCCGGCGTAGGGCAGCGGCGCGGCGGCCGGCGCGGTGGCGATCGGATCATGCATGGGCAAGCTCCTGGACGAAGCCCTTGGGCACGCCCGCCAGGGGCGTCATCCCGTAGACCGGTTCGCCCGGCAGCCCCGCCTGCAGCGGCGCACGCGCCGCGAACAGCGCCTCGAGGTCGATGCCGGTGCGCACGCCCATGGCCTCGAACATGAAGGCCAGGTCCTCGGTCACCACGTTGCCCGAAGCGCCCGGCGCATAGGGGCAACCGCCCAGGCCGCCGAGCGACGCGTCGAAGGTGCGCACGCCCTCCTCCCAGGCCGCCAGGCAGTTGGCCAGTCCGAGGCCGCGCGTGTTGTGCATGTGGGCCGCACCCGCGTGGTCGCCGAGCTCGGCGCGCAGGCGCCGGAACAGGCGCCGGACCTGGGCCGGGTTGGCATGGCCGACCGTGTCCGACAGGCCGGCCTCGTCGGCCCCCGCCCGGACGCACTGCGCGGCCAGCCAGATCACCTCGTCCTCCGGCACGTCGCCCTGGAGCGTGCAGCCGAAGGCCGTCGAGATGCCCGCCTCCAGCCCGACGTGCGGTGCGACGTCGCGGCGCAGTTCGGCGATGGCACGCAGTTCCTCGACCATCGCCTCGCGCGTCTTGCGCACGTTGGCCAGCGAATGCGCGGCGCTGGCGGACACCGGCACGGTGAGCTTGTGCACGCCGGCCTCCAGCGCGGCCTGCGCGCCGCGGCGGTTGGGCACCAGCGCCATGACGGTCAGGCCGGGCAGCGCGATCGCATGGCGCACGACCTCGGCGGCGTCGGCCATCTGCGGCAGCAGCTTGGCCGGAACGAAGGAGGCCACCTCGATCTCGCGCACGCCGGCGGCGTGAAGGGCGTCGATCCAGCGCAGCTTGTCGGCCGTCGGCATGGTCGCCGCGACCGATTGCAGGCCGTCGCGCGGGCCGACCTCGCTGATGAGCACGTCGGGCGTGCGCGGTTTCAGGAATGACATGGATGTCTCGATAACGTGAGGGTGAAGGGTGGATCCGGGCCGTCAGCCCAGACGGTAGACACGTCGTGCCGTGCCTTCGAACAAGGCCTGCTTCTCGTGCGCGGTCGCACCGCTGGCCAGGCGCTTGAAGGCGTTCCAGCAGACCGCGTGGCTGTACGAGCCCTTGTCGACCGGGAAATTGCTCTCGAACATGCACCGCTCGGCACCGAACGCTTCGAGGCAGGTGTGCATCCACGGCGCCCAGCTTCGCGCCAGTTGGATCGACGTGGGCGGCGTGGGCTGCGCTTCGAACTCGAAGCCGTTGATGCGCATGCCCAGCCCCCCGAGTTTCACGAACACATTGGGCAGCCTTGCCAAGGCGTGCATCGACGTCGACCAGGCGTCGAAGCCTTCCCGCCGCCGCTGCGCATGGGCACCGATGCGCACGATGCCGCCGCAGTGGTTGATGACGATCGGCAGGTTGGGGAAGGCCCGGGCCAGGTCCAGGAGTTCGGGCAACTGGGGCGACAGCAGCCACGCGTCATAGGACAGGCCCAATGCGTCGAGTTGCGCCACGCCAGCGCGGTACTTTCCGTCCAGCAGCAGGCCGCGCGGTGCGGCGGTCAGCGGATTGACGAGCGACGCATCGGCGTCCCAGGTCGTCAGATGCCGGACGCCGCGGAATCGGGATCGGCCCGCTTCGACATGCGCTTCCAGCACCGCCCGCACCGCCGCACCCAGGCGCAGGTCGGCATGACCCACGATGCCCATGGCGACCTGGACGCCGTCGCCGCCGAGGGGTGGGGTCGTGGCGACGACGAACTCCGTTTCGCCCACCGGCTTCCGGGCGTCGGGACCTTCGGCGCGGTAGCGGGTCAGCGCCTGCATGTAGACCGAACCCCGCACGTTGTGGCCCGAGGCGGCATCCGCCACGTAGTCGGCGTTCAGGTACTGCCAGCCCGCACGGTCGTAGAAGTGGTGGTGCGCGTCGATGATCGGCAGATCCGGCTCCAGGATCTCTTCCCGGTGCAGCGCAAGCCAGTCGCGCCGGACCGGCAGGTAATTGCCGGTGGTCGCGGTCGAGCGGGGTTTGTTCGAGGAAAGGGCCATGGATGTCGTCGATGGAACGGCCTAGACCTCTCGGACCGCGACCGCTCGCTTGGTTCTACTGCACGGAATTATGTTCCGCCTGAAAGAACTTTCAAGTCGTTGCGACGCGGTTTCATTGCGGGTAAACCCTGACGATTCAGCGTCAGGCGTGTCGCTTCGAGCCGCGTGACCCCAGTGCGAAACTCGGGACGACCGTTTTCCAAGATGACCCATGAACGAAATGACCGAACCCGTTGTTGAAGCTGCGGAGCCCACCAGCGGCGTGGCCGTGCTGGACCGCGCGTTCGCGTTGCTGAGAGCGTTCGGAGTGAGCGATGCGCACCTGACGTTGACGGAACTGTCGCGCCGCACCGGCCTGTACAAGAGCACGGTGCTCAGGCTGCTCGGCGCGCTCGAGCATGGCGGCTACATCCGCAAGACACCCGATGGCCAGTACGGCGTCGGTCCCGAACCCTTGAGGCTCGCCGCGGTGTACCAGAACTCGTTCGCCGTGGCTCAGGTCATCGAGCCGCAGCTCAATCAGCTCAGCATGAGCAGCGGGGAGACGGCTTCCTTCTACATCCGCCGCGACCACCAGCGCGTGGTCCTCTTCCGGGCAGAACCGCCACGCGCCGTGCGGTTCTCCATCCGCGTGGGGGAAGCATTCACGCTGGACCAGGGTGCTTCGGGCAAAGTCCTGATCGCGTTCGCGGGCGGCATCTCGACCGTGCCGCAGCAGGCGCCGCTCTGGCGTGCTTCCTATGGCGAGCGTGACGCGGAAACGGCTTCGCTGGCCGTGCCAATATTCGATGCCATGGGCGAACTCCAGGGCGCGCTCACCCTCTCGGGGCCGAAATCCAGGATGGTTCCACCCGGCACGATGGCCCGTAACTGCGGCTTGCTGCTGGAAGCGGCGCGAAAGGCGGCCGTCTCGCTCGGTGGCAACGAAATCATCTACACATCGGCATCGAGCGAGATCGATGACCGGAACTTCGCCGAGGTCCGAGCCTAGGTGACCGCCACGTCCTCGACGAAGTCCGGTGAGCCATGCGTGCGGACGCATTCGAAGAACCTCCGTTCGCAACGGCGCGATGGTTCCTGCTGCCCACCAACCGCGCATTGTCGATGTCCATTGCCCAACACGACAAAGGCTGGAACATCGATGCCTGCCTTTGCCACGTCGGCCCTTTCGGCTTCTGGTCACCGGTCGGACCATGCAACGTCGACGTGGACCCGACGGGATGCCATGAAGCAGTTCCCGTTCCATCTGGCAGGCGTTCAGACCGTGACTGTTTTTTCTTCATCCACCCGCTCAGGCCATCGAACAAGCAGTGTTGCATCTGGTTGACGACGTCAACCATCGAACAGATCATGGCTTTCGGCAAGAGACATTCAGTGCCTGGATTCAGGAGCATTGCAATGAGAAGACACATCCTCGATGACGCAGCCCTGCTCACTTCCAGGGGTCTCGTTCGGGGCCCCGGTCTAGCCTTGGATTCGATCAAGCGGGTTATATAGGAACTTCTCCAAGTCATTGCTGAGTGGGTTGTAGACGCTGGGGGCGAGCTGTGGTGTGCTTGCTGTGCCTTTCGCGTACATCGCGGATCACGATGGCGTGGCGGCCGGCATCTTTTCGGCATCGACCGGATGCTTACCCTGCTTGTCGGTACAGGGCGTGTGTACGCCCTTGTGGAGGCAGAGACTGAACCGGGTTTGGCAGGCAAATCGCTAATGATGGCTAAGCCTTCTTGCATGTTTTCATATAATCATGAAAACATGCAAGCATGAAATCACTCAATGTCATTTCTTGTTCTGCGGCAGCGATCTTGATCGCCCTTGCCTCTTCTCGTGGAATGCGGATCTGCAGCGGATGCATAGGTCTCTGCTTGGGCTTGGGAGCCACTTGTGGTTGGGCTGCTACGCGCGGCGGCGTCACAGCCTTTGGCGTGATTTGTGGCGCGTTCAACGCGTCGGGGGTTAGAGCAAGTGCTTTAGCCATGATGTTTCACCTTAGATTCAGTTTTTGCATGTTTGCATGTTTGCATGTTTGCATGTTTGCATGTTTGCATGTTTGCATGTTTGCATGTTTGCATGTTTGCATGTTTGCATGTTTGCATGTTTGCATGTTTGCATGTTTGCATGTTTGCATGTTTGCATGTTTGCATGTTTGCATGTTTGCATGTTTTGCGCATTATATGCAAACATGTAGGAATATTCAGCTGGTTAAGTTGATGTGGCTAGTGACATGACGGCTCAGATTTCTCGTTTTTTTGTCAACGTCGTGAGCCAGACCCAGTGATCGAATCGATCGCACAGCTTGGTCTTGACGCCGGGCCGGACCTCCTCGGAAGAAATCACAGCCGACTTCTTACGATGTCACACGAAAAGAATCAAGCCGTTGCCGCGGGGTCCCTTACGGGGCAGAGCTTGAACACATTGAGAAAACTGCGGTCGTGGCGATGTTTGCCGACGACGAGCTGATGGACTTTTTCGTTCTCAAGGGAAGGAACGCGATGGATCTTGCCCACCAGATGAACTCTCGAGCCTCTATCGAGCTCGATTTTTCGACCGCTGGCCTTAGTGCAAACCCTAGTACACTAAAGTACTACATATCGATACGATTTATACATCAACGCACAAGCGAAAAAATCGGTTTACAGCTGGACACTTGTTTCCCCAATTTTATTTCGGGGTGCAAATTGCGCAATAACCATTAGCTAACATTTATCGAAAGTTTGAGAAAAAAATGGCAAGTTTCAGATACTTATGGAAAAACAGAAAAACGTTCGAAGTAGGTACGTCACCTTTTATTAAGGCCTGGGGTAAGCGTTTGTTTTCTTTGAAGGAACTGACTGATAGAAACAGAATTCGTAAATATTTGAATAAAAAAGGCGCTGATATACACGAATGTGCAGAGATAGGAAAAGTAAAAGCTGAGGGTAATAAAAAAAACCTTTCTATCGGAGCTTTCTCGTTTATTGGTCAGGTGGAACTTGCGCTGCACGCCCCAATCGTTATTGGAGAACGTGTTTGTATCAACGATGGAGCGATTATCCTTACCGCATCGCACGACTTGATGGATACGGAGTGGAAACATAAAAAATCTTCTATTGTGATCGAGGATTATGCTTGGATTTGCACAAACGCCATTATATTGCCTGGCGTACGCATTGGCCGGGGTGCAGTAGTTGGTGCAGGTGCTGTTGTGAGCAAAAATGTAGGTCCCGGCGAGATTGTGGCTGGTAATCCAGCCAAATTGGTCTCTAGTAAGCGAATCGAAAATTTAAAATACAATCCGTGTGAGTTTTTGGCGGCCAATCGTGCTTGGTTGGTAGGATAAAAAGAATACCGTGATATTGGGCTCTGAAGCGGTTCAGATCTTCTGGATTCATAAAGCCATCAAAGACGGATGCTCCAGTGATATGAGGCAGATGATCCTAGGCCATTTGCGCTTGGCGTCTGACAACCAATTAACCCTTATCTTTTTCAAAAACACAAGCAATGCCACACACTGTCGAAGTCGGTGTGAGCAATTGGCAGAAATCTACTACTTGCCCCCGAGTTTCTAATACATTTTTTTATAACTGATACGGTAGTGATCATTCATGAATGACCTACTTGGAAAATTTGGGGGCGGTTAAGTGTATGGTCCCGGGATGAGGTGACGCGGATCGATTTTAAAGATGGTCGGGTTTGTTGCCCATGCTTCGGTGATGGCTTGGAAGGGTGTCCGCCATCGCAGAGCTTTCAAATGCTTAGCAAAGTTGAATGCGCATACGAACGCGAGCACATGCGCTTTGAGACTCTCGAGGTCCGGGTAATGGAATGCCTTGATCGTCGCTTCCTTGATGGTACGGTTCATGCGTTCGGCCTGCCCGTTTGTCCAGGGGTGGTAGGGCTTGGTGAGCCTGTGCTCAATGGCGTTTTCGTTGCAGACCCTGCCAAAGATGTGCATTCCCAGCCACGCATGGATAGGCTTGTTTCTATTCTTGGGCAGGTCTGCGAAGGCCATACCGTTGTCGGTGAGGATGGTGTGGATGCGGTACGGGAAGGCCTTGATCACACCGCGCAGGAACTCCGCGCCATTCATCTTGCCGACATCGTCCCGGAACTCTATGTAGGTGAACTTGGAGACTCGATCGATGGCCAGGAACATGTGCACTTTGCCTTGAGCCAGACGCATCTCGGCGCTGTCGATATGCACGTAGCCA of the Comamonadaceae bacterium OTU4NAUVB1 genome contains:
- a CDS encoding CoA transferase — protein: MHDPIATAPAAAPLPYAGIRVVEFTHMVMGPTCGLLLGDLGAEVVKVEPVGGDDTRRLLGSGAGFFPTFNRNKLSIALDLKTPEGREAALRLIATADIVSENFKPGTMKKLGLDYETLRQRHPRLIYVSHKGFLPGPYDHRTALDEVVQMMGGLAYMTGRTGDPLRAGTSVNDIMGGMFGAIGAMAALRQRELTGAGCEVQSALFENNIFLVAQHMMQFAATGRAADPMPSRISAWGIYDVFTVAGGEQIFLAVVSDKQWAIFCGAFGLGEMHADARLATNNDRVRAREWMMPILRSHLAGRTASELAAVFEAHELPFAPIARPHDLFEDPHLNASGGLAPIRMNDQTMSKVPLLPLTLGGERPGIRLQPPLLGEHTTALLREAGYSDADIDTLKARGIVFGA
- a CDS encoding hydroxymethylglutaryl-CoA lyase gives rise to the protein MSFLKPRTPDVLISEVGPRDGLQSVAATMPTADKLRWIDALHAAGVREIEVASFVPAKLLPQMADAAEVVRHAIALPGLTVMALVPNRRGAQAALEAGVHKLTVPVSASAAHSLANVRKTREAMVEELRAIAELRRDVAPHVGLEAGISTAFGCTLQGDVPEDEVIWLAAQCVRAGADEAGLSDTVGHANPAQVRRLFRRLRAELGDHAGAAHMHNTRGLGLANCLAAWEEGVRTFDASLGGLGGCPYAPGASGNVVTEDLAFMFEAMGVRTGIDLEALFAARAPLQAGLPGEPVYGMTPLAGVPKGFVQELAHA
- a CDS encoding amidohydrolase family protein; the encoded protein is MALSSNKPRSTATTGNYLPVRRDWLALHREEILEPDLPIIDAHHHFYDRAGWQYLNADYVADAASGHNVRGSVYMQALTRYRAEGPDARKPVGETEFVVATTPPLGGDGVQVAMGIVGHADLRLGAAVRAVLEAHVEAGRSRFRGVRHLTTWDADASLVNPLTAAPRGLLLDGKYRAGVAQLDALGLSYDAWLLSPQLPELLDLARAFPNLPIVINHCGGIVRIGAHAQRRREGFDAWSTSMHALARLPNVFVKLGGLGMRINGFEFEAQPTPPTSIQLARSWAPWMHTCLEAFGAERCMFESNFPVDKGSYSHAVCWNAFKRLASGATAHEKQALFEGTARRVYRLG
- a CDS encoding IclR family transcriptional regulator, encoding MNEMTEPVVEAAEPTSGVAVLDRAFALLRAFGVSDAHLTLTELSRRTGLYKSTVLRLLGALEHGGYIRKTPDGQYGVGPEPLRLAAVYQNSFAVAQVIEPQLNQLSMSSGETASFYIRRDHQRVVLFRAEPPRAVRFSIRVGEAFTLDQGASGKVLIAFAGGISTVPQQAPLWRASYGERDAETASLAVPIFDAMGELQGALTLSGPKSRMVPPGTMARNCGLLLEAARKAAVSLGGNEIIYTSASSEIDDRNFAEVRA
- a CDS encoding IS481 family transposase, yielding MANVLHGSARTTPRVRAELQASKEKTSVLAERYGLSRTTVSKWRCRTTTADAPMGPRQPKSTVLSPAEEAVIVEFRRRTLLPLDDVMGCLRESIPKLTRSSLHRCLVRHGISRLPSSEINTYRRGKFAPSAIGYVHIDSAEMRLAQGKVHMFLAIDRVSKFTYIEFRDDVGKMNGAEFLRGVIKAFPYRIHTILTDNGMAFADLPKNRNKPIHAWLGMHIFGRVCNENAIEHRLTKPYHPWTNGQAERMNRTIKEATIKAFHYPDLESLKAHVLAFVCAFNFAKHLKALRWRTPFQAITEAWATNPTIFKIDPRHLIPGPYT